The region ACACACGCTTGCGCGCGAATACCAAAAATTACAGAAACTTACGTGCTGTGAAAACTGGAATCGGGGTACCGATTCCATAAAATAAAAAGCGCAATGCGATCTTTTCCGCATTGCCCCTAACGGTCGGCAGTTGCTTACGCTGGGGAGTTAACCGTCAGCGGCGTTATCTGCCGTTAAAAACTAAGTTAAAGGTAATAAAAATTCTGCATCTGCATCATCAGCCCCAGTGAAAGTAACTGCGTGTTAGGTGCAGTATTTATTTTATCGTTATTTTCTCTCCATAGAATTTCGGTTTCACACGAAATAGTAAGTCTAGCATAGCCTTATCTCTTGCAATCAATTCTCTGACTTTCGTTTTGAAACCCTTGTAAGCGCTAACATCTTTAGCATTGTATCCGTAAGCCTTAATCCCTTTCTTTCTAGCAATGAAAACGGCTCTTTCGTTATGAAATTTTTGCGAAATGACGATGAATGATGATTGTCCAAATATTTCTTTTGCTCTCACAACAGAGTCTAAAGTTCTAAATCCAGCATAATCAAGGTGAATGCAAGTGTCTGGGATTCCGCGTTTAATCAATTCGTTTTTCATATCGCGAGGTTCGTTATAGCTTTTGTGGCTGTTATCCCCGCTGATTATGATATATTTAATTTTGTTTTCGTTGTAAAGTCTAACTGCTGCATCTATTCGATTGAAGAAAAATTCATTCGGTTTTCCACTTTTCAAGAATTTGCTTGTCCCAAGAAGCAGTCCAACCTTTTCAGGTTTCAATTCATTGATGTTTTCTGTTATGAACTCTTTCGTTTTTCTAGTTATCCGAACGTTAGCCCACAATGTCATTATCAATCCCG is a window of Tenuifilaceae bacterium CYCD DNA encoding:
- a CDS encoding protein SanA, whose translation is MTLWANVRITRKTKEFITENINELKPEKVGLLLGTSKFLKSGKPNEFFFNRIDAAVRLYNENKIKYIIISGDNSHKSYNEPRDMKNELIKRGIPDTCIHLDYAGFRTLDSVVRAKEIFGQSSFIVISQKFHNERAVFIARKKGIKAYGYNAKDVSAYKGFKTKVRELIARDKAMLDLLFRVKPKFYGEKITIK